One Cryptosporangium aurantiacum DNA window includes the following coding sequences:
- a CDS encoding DUF4153 domain-containing protein: MPPLWSARVWPLTKDGAPFGVLVAAAGAGLVGASVLVADALGVGIGLLVLAVLLAALATRPQTVRPRQIGFAVLAVALFGVASVRTAAWLLTLCVLAGLLATILAVTAGRSWTGILLGTLSPLGAFSRTARWTGRGVVPRVRGRRLPVGRALAITAASVLLLLVFGGLFAGADPVFADLVGGLVPEIDPAQWIGRFVLFAVVAALALIGACLSHQAPDFDALAPRRGTGRPRAEWAIPLGALVALFACFVGVQLVVLADGNRHVVRTAGLTYAEYARQGFWQLLAVTALTLLVVAVVVRIARRETRGDRLTLRVLLGALCLLAVLVVASALRRMWLYEDAYGFTRLRLLVQATEVWLGLVFVLVGIAGIRLRGRWLPRTVIATGVLTLLALAALNPDAFIAERSVDRYAETGRIDVGYLSGLSADAAPALDRLPPDLRSCALATLEYHVDADEAWYTANLSRAEAREIYRDRPPGLCTLSSR; the protein is encoded by the coding sequence GTGCCGCCGCTGTGGTCAGCGCGGGTCTGGCCGCTCACGAAGGACGGCGCCCCGTTCGGCGTCCTCGTCGCAGCAGCAGGCGCGGGGCTTGTCGGTGCCTCCGTCCTGGTAGCGGACGCCCTCGGCGTCGGCATCGGGCTCCTCGTCCTGGCCGTGCTGCTCGCCGCCCTCGCGACCCGCCCGCAGACCGTCCGGCCGCGGCAGATCGGGTTCGCCGTGCTGGCCGTGGCGCTGTTCGGGGTGGCGAGCGTCCGCACCGCCGCCTGGCTCCTCACGCTCTGCGTCCTCGCCGGGCTGCTCGCCACGATCCTCGCGGTCACCGCCGGGCGCTCCTGGACCGGGATCCTGCTCGGCACGCTCTCCCCGCTGGGCGCGTTCAGCCGCACCGCCCGCTGGACCGGCCGGGGCGTCGTCCCGCGCGTCCGCGGCCGCCGCCTGCCGGTCGGGCGCGCCCTCGCGATCACGGCCGCCTCAGTCCTCCTGTTGCTGGTGTTCGGCGGGCTCTTCGCCGGTGCGGACCCGGTCTTCGCGGACCTGGTCGGCGGCCTCGTCCCGGAGATCGACCCGGCGCAGTGGATCGGCCGGTTCGTGCTGTTCGCGGTGGTGGCCGCGCTCGCGCTGATCGGCGCCTGCCTGTCCCACCAGGCACCGGACTTCGACGCGCTAGCCCCCCGGCGCGGCACCGGACGGCCCCGGGCCGAGTGGGCGATCCCGCTGGGCGCGCTGGTAGCCCTCTTCGCCTGCTTCGTCGGCGTCCAACTCGTCGTTCTGGCTGACGGGAACCGTCACGTCGTGCGCACCGCGGGCCTGACGTACGCGGAATATGCCCGACAGGGCTTCTGGCAGTTGCTCGCGGTGACCGCGCTGACGCTGCTGGTCGTCGCGGTCGTCGTGCGGATCGCGCGGCGGGAGACCCGCGGTGACCGGCTCACGCTGCGGGTACTGCTCGGAGCGCTGTGCCTGCTCGCCGTCCTCGTGGTCGCGTCCGCGCTGCGGCGGATGTGGCTGTACGAGGACGCCTACGGCTTCACCCGCCTGCGGTTGCTCGTCCAGGCGACCGAGGTCTGGCTGGGGCTGGTGTTCGTGCTGGTGGGCATCGCCGGGATCCGGCTGCGAGGACGCTGGCTGCCGCGGACCGTGATCGCGACCGGAGTGCTGACGCTGCTCGCGCTCGCCGCGCTGAACCCGGACGCGTTCATCGCCGAACGCAGCGTCGACCGGTATGCCGAGACCGGCCGGATCGACGTCGGATACCTCTCGGGCCTGTCCGCGGACGCCGCACCCGCGCTCGACCGGCTACCCCCGGACCTGCGGTCGTGCGCGCTCGCGACGCTGGAGTACCACGTGGACGCCGACGAGGCGTGGTACACGGCGAACCTCAGCCGCGCGGAGGCCCGCGAGATCTACCGCGACCGTCCGCCGGGCCTCTGCACGCTCAGCAGCCGGTAG
- a CDS encoding HAMP domain-containing sensor histidine kinase codes for MSPWRLWDIVAGLLRRLPQPLGRIRSIKLKLAILLVGSGGAGFTVFVLSIGWLPPWTVFTALTVSLVMSQVLAHGTTAPLRAMTAAARTMSRGDYSQRVPATSRDEVGELARAFNRMAADLETADRQRRELIANVSHELRTPITALQAVLENLVDGLAEPDPATLKVALGQTERLSRLVTELLDLSRLDAGVEPLRRSPVKLEPFLTAAAEAAAVGVSQAHIEVDVLPSDLEINADEARLHQVVANLLDNAARHSPPGGRVLIRARGLPSLGAQRPGTGLLLEVTDEGPGIPPEERTRVFDRFSRGSTPAIARDGGTGLGLAIARWAVELHDGTISVADTGPGCRIQVTLPA; via the coding sequence ATGAGCCCCTGGCGCCTCTGGGACATCGTTGCCGGACTACTGCGGCGGCTTCCGCAGCCGCTCGGGCGGATCCGGTCGATCAAGCTCAAGCTGGCGATCCTGCTGGTCGGCTCCGGCGGGGCGGGATTCACGGTGTTCGTGCTGAGCATCGGCTGGCTGCCGCCCTGGACGGTGTTCACTGCTCTGACGGTGTCGCTGGTGATGTCGCAGGTGCTCGCCCACGGCACGACCGCGCCGCTCCGGGCGATGACCGCCGCCGCGCGGACGATGAGCCGCGGCGACTACAGCCAGCGGGTTCCGGCCACGTCCCGCGACGAGGTCGGGGAACTCGCCCGGGCGTTCAACCGGATGGCAGCCGATCTGGAGACCGCCGATCGGCAGCGCCGGGAGCTGATCGCGAACGTCTCGCACGAGCTGCGGACGCCGATCACCGCGCTGCAGGCGGTGCTGGAGAACCTGGTGGACGGCCTGGCCGAGCCCGATCCGGCGACGCTCAAGGTCGCGCTCGGGCAGACCGAGCGGCTGTCGCGGCTGGTGACCGAGTTGCTGGACCTCTCCCGTCTGGACGCCGGGGTGGAGCCGCTGCGCCGCAGCCCGGTCAAGCTGGAGCCGTTCCTCACCGCGGCGGCCGAGGCAGCAGCCGTGGGGGTCAGCCAGGCGCACATCGAGGTCGACGTCTTGCCCTCGGACCTCGAGATCAACGCCGACGAGGCGCGGCTGCACCAGGTGGTGGCCAACCTGCTCGATAACGCCGCCCGGCACAGCCCGCCCGGGGGACGTGTGCTGATCCGGGCTCGCGGGTTGCCCTCGCTGGGCGCGCAGCGACCGGGCACCGGGTTGCTGCTCGAGGTGACCGACGAGGGGCCGGGCATCCCGCCGGAGGAGCGCACCCGCGTGTTCGACCGGTTCAGCCGCGGGTCGACGCCGGCCATCGCTCGCGACGGTGGCACCGGGCTGGGGCTGGCGATCGCCCGCTGGGCGGTCGAGTTGCACGACGGCACGATCTCGGTCGCCGACACCGGCCCCGGTTGCCGCATCCAGGTGACGCTGCCCGCCTGA
- a CDS encoding response regulator transcription factor — protein sequence MSERRVLVVEDEQTIAESIATRLRAEGFSVELAGDGPAAVAAFTARPHDLVVLDIMLPGYDGLEVCRRLQAERAVPVLMLTARDAETDVLVGLAVGADDYLTKPFSMRELVARTHALLRRVDRAAELAALDAEPVGADRLTVDDVEISLAERRVRVDGDEVHLTRTEFDLLVCLASRPRAVLPRDRLLTAVWGWSDGSGSRTVDSHIKALRRKLGGDRIRTVHGVGYAWETSR from the coding sequence ATGAGCGAGCGCCGAGTTCTCGTGGTCGAGGACGAGCAGACGATCGCCGAGTCGATCGCGACCCGGCTGCGGGCCGAGGGATTCTCGGTCGAGCTGGCCGGTGACGGCCCCGCCGCGGTGGCCGCCTTCACCGCCCGCCCGCACGACCTCGTCGTCCTCGACATCATGCTCCCCGGCTACGACGGGCTCGAGGTCTGCCGTCGGCTGCAGGCCGAGCGGGCGGTTCCGGTCCTCATGCTCACTGCTCGGGACGCCGAGACCGACGTGCTGGTCGGGCTTGCCGTCGGCGCCGACGACTACCTGACCAAGCCGTTCAGCATGCGGGAGCTCGTCGCGCGGACCCACGCCCTGCTCCGCCGCGTCGACCGTGCCGCGGAGCTGGCCGCCCTCGACGCGGAACCGGTCGGCGCCGATCGGCTGACCGTCGACGACGTCGAGATCAGCCTCGCCGAACGACGGGTGCGGGTCGACGGTGACGAGGTGCACCTGACACGGACCGAGTTCGACCTGCTGGTCTGCCTGGCCTCCCGGCCACGGGCGGTGCTTCCCCGGGACCGGTTGCTGACCGCTGTCTGGGGGTGGTCGGACGGCAGCGGGAGCCGCACCGTCGACAGCCACATCAAGGCGCTGCGCCGGAAGCTCGGCGGTGACCGCATTCGCACCGTCCACGGGGTCGGTTATGCGTGGGAGACGTCCCGATGA